In the Prionailurus viverrinus isolate Anna chromosome A3, UM_Priviv_1.0, whole genome shotgun sequence genome, GACTGGAATCTAGGATGGGTCTGAGCTCTCAAAAAGAGTGAAGGAGTAAAACACCccaacaatccaattagaaaatgagcaaaagacagaaacagccACTTCACGGAAGAAGGCGTACATATGCAAAgggacacatgaaaatatattcaacatcattagccaggAGGGAGATGCAAGTTACAACAATAATGAGGCAtgtgtcaggatggctaaaacaAAGAGTGATGACACCAAATGCTAGGTAAGATCTAGAAGAACCGAacccctcatacattgctgacgGGGACACGAAACGGCAGTGCCGTTTTGGCAAACAGCTGCGCAGTGTCTTAAAAAACTAAACCGCTATGTGTTCCACCAACTGCACTTCCGGGAACGGAAACTCACGTACACGCAAAAACCCATAGGGAACTGTCCACAGTGGCAGTTTGTTGCCATGGTACAGCGTCATGGCCAGTCACCTGAAGGAAGCCTGTGTGTGCCCTTGGTCTTCAACTGGCAGCTGCCGAAGACATACCGGGGATAACGCACGACACGCAGTGCGGGCTGTGACCCTCCCCAAGTCCCTACCGTGACTTGCAAACAACTCCGATGTCCTTCAACAGGTCAATGCACCGTGCTACATCATACTGTGGAATGCTGCTCAGCAATCAAAACCAAGCGATTATTGATTTATACAACATCCTGGGTAGATCTCAGTGGAATTACGCTGGGCAAAAAAGCTAATCTCAAAAGGTCGCCTGTGACAGAAGTAGAGCCATGGAGACTAGAGTAGTGGTTGTTAGGTGTTGGGGAGAAGGGAAGTGGCTGTGGCTTTCAAAAGGTAGTAGGAGGAACGCTTGGGCTAGAACTCTTCTGTCTGTATCCTGACGGTAGCGGCCATCACACAAACCTCCACATCGGATAAAATCGCAGAGTAGtgaacacacactcacacgcacacacaacatGGAGTACACGTGGAACTGGGGAAACGTGAGTAAGGTAGCCGGCGTCTATCCACGTCCCTTCCAGGCTGTGATATTGTACTAGCATGCACGATGTTGCCACTGGCAGAAACTAGGCAAAGGGCATAGGGGATCTCTGTTgtcatttctttacttcttttttctttttttaaaggttttatttttaagcaatctccacacccaacatggggctcgaacccacgaccccaaGATCCATGtttcatgctcttccaactgaaccagctGGGCGCCCCAGGATCTCTGTATGATTTCTTCCAATTGCATGTAAATCTGTAATGATcttaaaaagtggtttttttaaaaaagatataaaatttagaaCTGTCTACACAGCCATTAGTCACTAAACTTCATTTGGAactagtgaagaaaaaaaaaaaaaattcttgtactTTACCTCCTCCATCTGCAAAGCAGCCCACCCAGGTAAGACAGAATGCTAGCCACAGAGCTAATGTGACATTGTTCTCGAAGAAACACTTTCAAAAAGTAAAGACAAAcagataaaattcatataaaaaatatattttatttaaaagccaACAAGcattatgaaaagatgctcaacgtcacttatcatcagggaaacaaaaaccaaaacctacaatgagatatcaccgcAAATGGACGGTTcctactgggagaaaaaaaaaaaaaaaaaaaaaaaaaggaaaacaaatattcaaatgttggcaaggaagcggagaaactggaacccttgtagGCCATTGGTGGGAATATCAAATGGTGtgaccactgtggaaaacacggtggaggttcctcaaaaaattaaaaatagaactcccatatgacccaacaatcccacttctgggtatatatgcaaaagaatCAAAAACATGGTTTTGAAGAGATAGTTGCACATATCAAAAAGAATCCAAAGTATAATCTATGAGATATCTGCATACCCATattcaaagcagcattattcataacagccaagagacggaagcaacccaagtgtccgaTGACGGATGAATGAATTAATCAAGTATGTTGCATaaatacaatggactattattcagccctaaaaaggaaggaaggtctAGTGATGAATAACcttgaggacgttatgctaagtgaaataaaccagtcatgAAAAGATTaatactgtataatctcacttatatgaaACATTTGGAACAGTCCAAATCATAGACACCGATAAAACGaaggttgccaggagctgggaggagaggaagtggggaACCGACGGTTAACGGGTACAGTGTTTCAGTTCTACAAGATGAGAAAGTCCTGGGAGTGGGTTGCACAACTATGTCAATACGCTGAACGCTACTAACTGCACACTTAGGAAAGGtgaaggtggggtgcctgggtggcttagtcgatgaagcgtctgacctcggctcagttttgatcttgcggtttgtgggttcgagccccacatcaggctctgtgctgacagctcagagcctggagcctgctttggattctgtgtctccctctgtccgcccctgccctgctcacacgctctctctctcgaaaataagtatctaaaaaaatttacaaacccACGTTTTTAATTTAAcccagtatattaaaaatatctcaaCATGTCATTCATATGAAAATGGCTGAGATATTTTATACTCTTTCTTACGCACCACGAAGTTTTCAAACTCCAGTGTGAACTGACAGGAACAAGCACATCTCAATCTGGACTAGTTGCATCTTAAGTGCTCAGTACTCCGCTGTGGCTTCCCCACTGAGCCAGACCTCACCTGTCACCCCCACATAATAAACCTTATAGTTAGAGCcaaataactcaaaatatttgGCGGGGTAGGGGAGACACACAGGGTCTTTTTCCAGCTGCTAGACTTTTTTGAAATCTTATTTGTCTTCAGGTAGCTCTATGGAAAGGCTGAGGGACAAAACTCCAAACTCTGAACGTCTCCTAGGCATGTCCTCTTTGTCAGGCCCTCATTACGATCTGCAGGACATCATGCCTCTCCTCGGAGGGCTCACAATCTGCCAGATAACTGCCAGGTGCAAGAGGACTAGGCACATCATGTGGAGGAATACCAAGAACACGATTGACCCCTACCTATGAATTCTGACGTTCCAGAGAATATAAGCGTTAAGTCATTTGACACCCGGAAGTTGTTAATTACGGAGCTTTCACCCTGTTCACAATATTCACTGGCACATCCTGACCTTTCTTAACTCTTAACCTCCACCAGCAGTAACTACACCTTCAAAGTACAAACTTGTGCAGAAAATAGTACACAATTTGTATTAAAAACGCACATGGCACACGCACGCTCACTAGCAAAGGCACTCAGAAACCCATACCTCTGTCAACGATTGTGAGCAGAATAATCGGTTATCCACTAAGAGCTCATTTGTTAAGTTAATTGACCCAGGATGTAAGGAGACTACAATTTGATTGGTAaaagcggaaaaaaaaaaaaaaaaaaaaaggaaagaagaaaaaagaaccctctctctctcctcatggaaaaatagagtattttttaaagacctcCAGAAAAATCGGGGATATCgagaaaaataggaaagcatttctagaataaacaaaacatcTACTTGCTGCACATCCCAGACAAGAATAGACTTTCTCATCAGAACAAAGATGCAGGAGCAGAACTACCAGACCCGCTGCTTCCTTTCCCCACTCGAGGAGCAGAAACTATTTTGTGGGTGAAGGAGCAGGAGCCCCTGGCAGAGGAGAACCTCTCTATAACCTCACATTTGTGTTGCCCTGGGGAAAACCAATCATAAAGACttctttgtgaaaaagaaaaaaattgcgtTTTGCAATAAATTATCAAAAGCTTCATTGAAGATCTTAATGGACATGGTTGAGTAAGGAACACTAAACATGACTACAAAGAGAACAGAACCCAATTTTATCAACTCAGCAGATTTCAGGGGTCTTTAGGCACTGGACTATTAGAAGAATAACCATGAAAAAAAGTTATAGACTACAAAGGCTGTCAATTTTATTCTGCAGTTAATAAAACTCATATCTATCTAAGTCCTCTCGAGTCCCCcactcatcccccaccccagcaaaCAGATCTCCCCAGAACTAAATACTGAAAACTTACCTTGATGCGCTAACTTCAGACAAACTCCTTATAACTTATCATTTACTCCTTGCATTAAACTCTCGGTTATCACGCCAATCTACCAGAATGTAGTTAGTGCTATGAAATTACACCTCAGGATCCATGACTTGACTTCACAGGTATAAACATAACTGTCTTTAATAACTTAGACTGTGATCTCTAAAGCTTTACATCTGTCATCTGGAGTAACAGGACTTACCTTATAATCTCGCTAAACAGTATGTTACcatacatactaaaaaaaaaaaaaatacattatctcaCCCACTATTTCTGGTTCACAAGGTAAGATAAACTCTATCTATGCATCAAGCCACCACCTGTAGAGGCGGATTCATAGTCTGCAGGGAAAAACTATAAGGCTTCCAAAGGATCCTTAAAATACATAGGTTTTTAAAACTACACACCATTAAGCCCTATTCACTCATTCAGTGAGCAAGAATGCTACAGGTTCATAAACTCAGGAGCACTTTCATGGGCAGAGAAACATTCCCAAGCACCGAGAACTTCTAAGCTTTAAATGAGTTCAGGACAGTAGTGAGAGAAATAAATAGCAGCAATAAAACTTCTAGCTCCTTTTCTTAAGGAGGGATCCTAATGAAGTAGATCTCAGTTTGTAGTGGGAGACACCTAGCCAATATGCATAGTTACCAATGTTTTTGACGTCTCCGCTTGCCATTTCCCACGTGTGCCCAATCTGACAACTGACCAACCTTCTGAGGCTCTAATTCTGTAACATGGGGACAGACCTGCATGGTTTCCCCATCTGAAGATTAGGAGGCACAGCCCCATTCTATCTGTAAATGCAAATTTGCCATTGTGTTCCAGCAATCAGATGTCTAGCCTGATGACTGTTTAGTTAGCTTCTGGCAAAAATGTGATCTACATTCTAACAGTCTGTATATACCGGATCCTTCAGGAATAATGCTGCCAACTTGCTTATATTTCATTAATCCAGGAAAGGCTAATCTGTCCAAATGGGAAGCAAGATTTTGGTGAATCCTTTTCAAGACATGCACCTTTTCCATCAGTGGGGAAGAGTGACCTGAATCAACACAGACTTACTCCCTTACCAAGGTTGCCAGAAGCAAACATGCTCAAAGTCACATGCTGGGGGCTCAAGGGTCAAATCTAGCCTGCAGATGTTTTATCTGGCTTGCACAGTGCTTTCAAAGTTCTAAATTAATTGCCAATGTCTAAACATCAGGATATTTGGCATCAAAATCTACATTCCTGGGTTATCTTGCACTATACAATAGGAAAACAACTACTACTCTCAgaccacacacccacacacacacagttgggGGCAGTTCTAATGTAAAAAGTGCAAATGCTCCCTGATTTCCCATAGTTAGTTCCCACAAGGTCAGTTCCCTCTGTGATTATATGGTCAGGTTTTCCTGGGCATTTATGTTTGCCACTCCTGGTTCAGACCCCAAAACACTGTTTAATCCCTGAAATAAAAACCCACAATCTAATCTTATTAGTGCTATACCTAAAACCTCTGAGCAAACAAAATTAGCCCAAAGAGAAATGTGAGTAGAAAACAAACCATTTCCATGGTTCTATGTTGGTACTGCCTTTACAAACAAGGTCGGTTTTTTAAAGCGTCCTTGTTGAAAATGGTTAACTTGTCTCGTTTCCCTCCATACATTTAGCCATGTTTTTAAGCTATTTGCTGTAGCTGACTGAGTCCCCTTCAAGCACAGGGTCGTTAATAAGTGAGTCTTAGTGGTTACAACAACACCTACACTTCAGTGAAGGCAGGAACAGGGATTCCGGCTTTACTGCTCAACAGGCAGATCCTGGGTGTATTTTACTGCTGCTATAAAACCTGATTTAAAATCAATGTTGGCTTGATGTCTTATCTGACACATCCTCCCCTCCTATCAAAAACATGGAATAAATCAGTAAAAAGGTTTCTAAAAGGGGGTTTAATGTAAATGTTACACACAGCCTTTACACAGCGTCAAACAACCACACGTTAACTACCTCTTACCCGGGTATTGCTTACCCATTGCACTGAGATAATGGTTGAAGGCCTGGCAAGGAGGACTTGGGGTTTGTGTTGATTTGTCACAACTCATGGGTGCCGGGCTCCTGTCTGTGTCAAAAGAGAAATACCCACTGGAGGATCGAGACAGCAGGGAGGATCTTCTGACAAAGATGAAAAGCGGGGATCTGGTAGCAAAAGGCCCGGGGCTGGCTGGTGGGGCCAGCGGGCCCTGAGGGCTGCCTTGGGGGCAGCGGTCCCCTTCGCCTTCAGGATTACCTTGCTGCTCTGTCTGTAGAGAGGTAGGGGCCCCAGGCCTGAGCTGAGGAGGCCTCTCAGCAGGCTGCAATTGTCCACCTTCTCTGTCACACTCAGAACTTACATCTGAAGGTTGCTTTgccatttggtctttttttctgcaagtaaaataaaaactaagattaTCTTAAGCAAAACAGTAACTGTAACAAGTAACTAAATGTAGCTAACTTTCACGGACTCCTTCAACATTTCTAGAAGAGCGAATGCTTTAACGTTAAGTCGTCAGTTGGTATATTTTTCTGACAATCTTCCaggtaagaataaaaataacacctAAAATAACAAAAGTTATCTCTCTCTTTgcgaggtggggggaggggagggggtgggactAAACTTCCTGCCACCAAGCAAAATACAATTACATCGTCAACGTGTGACCGGTGCTCTAACGCACACGGACACGCACACAAGTTTTAGG is a window encoding:
- the BCL2L11 gene encoding bcl-2-like protein 11 isoform X1, whose translation is MAKQPSDVSSECDREGGQLQPAERPPQLRPGAPTSLQTEQQGNPEGEGDRCPQGSPQGPLAPPASPGPFATRSPLFIFVRRSSLLSRSSSGYFSFDTDRSPAPMSCDKSTQTPSPPCQAFNHYLSAMASMRQPQAVPADMRPEIWIAQELRRIGDEFNAYYPRRVFLNNYQAAEAQPQMIILRLLRYIVRLVWRLQ
- the BCL2L11 gene encoding bcl-2-like protein 11 isoform X3, encoding MAKQPSDVSSECDREGGQLQPAERPPQLRPGAPTSLQTEQQGNPEGEGDRCPQGSPQGPLAPPASPGPFATRSPLFIFVRRSSLLSRSSSGYFSFDTDRSPAPMSCDKSTQTPSPPCQAFNHYLSAMGLFE
- the BCL2L11 gene encoding bcl-2-like protein 11 isoform X5; this translates as MAKQPSDVSSECDREGGQLQPAERPPQLRPGAPTSLQTEQQDRSPAPMSCDKSTQTPSPPCQAFNHYLSAMGLFE
- the BCL2L11 gene encoding bcl-2-like protein 11 isoform X2, coding for MAKQPSDVSSECDREGGQLQPAERPPQLRPGAPTSLQTEQQDRSPAPMSCDKSTQTPSPPCQAFNHYLSAMASMRQPQAVPADMRPEIWIAQELRRIGDEFNAYYPRRVFLNNYQAAEAQPQMIILRLLRYIVRLVWRLQ